From the genome of Acidobacteriota bacterium:
CTCGAGCTGCAGATCCACGCGATCCAGGAGCAGATCGCCGCCACCCAGCGGCGGCTCGACGAGGTGCTCGTCGCGCTCCGCACGATGCGAGGGACGCCCTCGTCCGCCTGGGAGGGGAACGCGGGCGGATTCGGCGCCGGCTCCGTCCCGCAGGCGCCGGAAGCGGGTCCCGCGGCCGCGGGGGCGGCCGAGCCGCCCGCGGCCGAAGCGCCGGCCGGGGGCTCGCCCACCGATCTGTTCAACGGCGCCTACGCCGACTACTCCCGGGGGAAGTTCGAGCTGGCTCTCGCCGGCTTCGAAGCCGCTCTTCGCGCCGATCCTTCCGGCCCCCTCGCCGACGACGCCCAGTACTGGATCGGCGAGACCCTGTACGCCATGGGGCGCTACCGGGAGGCGGCGGACGCCTTCGACGCCGTGATCACGCGGTATCCGGAGGAGGACAAGCTGCCGGCGGCGCATCTCAAGAAAGGGCTCGCCCTGTTCGAGGCGCGGGAGACGGCCGCGGGCGTCGGGGAGCTGCAGTACGTCATCGAGACGTGGCCCGACTCGGACGAGGCGCGGATCGCCCGCGAGTACTTCAAGCGCAAGGGAATCGTGGCCGAGTGAGCCTCGGGGCCGGTTTGACAACCGGGCGGCCGGCGGAGAGAATCGCGCGCTTGCGGGCCGCCGTCCGGCGGACCGGTCCGGGGCCCGCCCCGGCCAACGGAGAGGTGTGAAGCGATGGCGAACCACAAGTCGGCCGCGAAGCAGGCCCGCAGGAGCGCGGCGCGCCGCCTCCGCAACCGCTTCTGGCGGTCCCGGATGCGGACGCAGATCAAGAAGTTCCGGAAGGCCCTCGAGCAGGGCGACCTCGAGACCGCCAAGGCTCTGCTCGCCCCGACCCTCGGGCTGGTCGACCGCACCGCCAGGGCGGGCGTGATCCACGACAACACGGCCTCGCGGTACAAGTCGCGGCTGCAGCGCGCGTTCAACAAGTCGGCGGCGAAGGCCGGCTAGGCCGCCGGCCGGCCCCTGCGCGGGCCTCCCCTATCCCTTCACCACGGCGAGCGGCCGCAGGCGGGCGAGACGCCGGGCCAGCCCGGCGCCCTCCACCGCCTCCACGACGAGCGCGACGTCCTTGTACGCCTCGGGGATCTCCTCGAGCACCGTGGCCATCCCGGCGGCACGGACGATCACCCCCCCGGCCTCCAGCTCCCGGACCACGGGGCGCCCCCGCGCCGAGCGCTTCGCCGCCTTCCGCGACAGGCGGCGCCCGGCGCCGTGGCACGACGAGCCGAAAGCCTCGGCCGAGCCCTGCGTTCCGAGCAGGACGAACGAGTACCGGCCCATGTCCCCGGGGATCAGCACCGGCTGCCCCGTCTCGGCCAGTTCCTGCGGGAGCGCCGGGTGCCCGGGCGGGAACGCGCGCGTCGCCCCCTTGCGATGCACGCAGACCGTCATGGACGAGCCGCCGACCTCGTGGCGCTCGAATTTCGCGATGTTGTGGCAGACGTCGTAGACGGTCCGCAGCCGGTGCTCCGCGGGAGGGATGCCGAGGTCTCGCTCGAGCGCTTCCCGCACCCGGTGGGCCATGACCGTGCGGTTCGCGAACGCGAAGTTGGCGGCGGCCGCCATCGCGCCCAGGTAACGGCGCCCTTCGTCCGACCGGATGGGCGCGCAGCAGAGCTGCCGGTCGGGAAGGTCGATGCCGTACCGCGCCGCCGCGCGCACCATCACCTTGAGGAAGTCGTCGCAGACCTGGTAGCCGAGTCCCCGGGACCCCGAGTGGATCGAGATGGTCACCGCACCCGGCGCCAGGCCGAGGCGGCGGGCGGCCTCGGGGTCGTAGACCTCGTCGACGTACTGGACCTCGACGAAGTGGTTCCCCGACCCGACCGTGCCGAGCTGCGCGCGCCCCCGCTCGAGCGCGCGCTCCGACACCTGCGAAGGGTCGGCCCCCTCCAGCACCCCTCGCTCCTCGATCCGGCTCAGCTCCGAGCGGTCGGCCAGGCCGCGCTCCACCGCCCAACCGGCACCGTCCCGGAGCACCCGGAGCAGCTCTTGGCGCGTGAGCGGCTGTCCGGCGGCGCGGGAGCCGACGCCGGCCGGCACGCGGCGGAACAGCGCATCCGCCAGCTCGACGATCCGCGGCGCGATCTCCTCCCGCGGGAGCGAGGTGGCGAGCAGCCGGACCCCGCAGTTGATGTCGTAGCCCACCCCCCCGGGGGAGACGACACCTTCCTCGGCGTCGAAGGCGGCGACCCCTCCGATCGGAAAGCCGTAGCCCCAGTGGATGTCCGGCATCGCGAAGGAGTGCCCGACGATGCCCGGAAGGTGCGCGACGTTGGCCACCTGCTCCGGCGCGCGGTCCTGCTCGATGGCCTCGATGAGCCGTTCGTCGGCGTAGATCAGCCCCGGCACGCGCATCCCGCCCTGGCGCGGGATGCGCCACCGGTAGGGATCCACCCGCTCGAGCCTCACGCCCATCGGTTCCGCCCGTTCGGCCGGCGTCACAGGTCGAAGACGACCCGCGCCTGGAAACCCCGCGCCGTCCGCCGCAGCGCGAGATCATGATAGGTCACGGCCTTGATTTCGGTCTTGTAGCGGTGCCGCTCCGGGTCGAGCGCCTCCCCCCAGATCCGGCCCCGCAGCCGCGTGACGCCGTCGAGCCTCACATCGAATCGGCCATAGACCCGCCGCCGTTCCATCGCCCGGCCGAGAAGCTCGCCGAGCCAGGAGACGAGCAGGAGGTCGGCGTCCTCCTCCTCGAGCTCGACCGTCTCGGTCTCTCCGTCCTCCCCCACGCGTTCGATATCCACGATCAGATCGAACATCGCCGCCGCGGCCCGCTCGAACAGCAGCGGCAGGGTCGGAGCCTCCAGCACGATGCCGGTGTCCGCGGTGTGCTCGTACAGCTCGTAGGCGGGGCGCCCCCGGGTCATCGGCCCCGCCTCCCCGCCCTTCCACGGCCGCGCCTCGCCGCCGTTCCGCGGCCGCTGCGGCGGCGGCCGCCGCCGGGCCCGGTCTCGGCCCCGACCAGCGAAAAGTCGACCAGATGCCGGAGGAGGTCCACGCGGTCGACGCGGACCCGGACCACCTGGCCGATCCGGAAGACGCGGCCGGTCTTCGACCCGATCATGCGCAGCCGCCTCGCGTCGTACCTGAAATACTCGTCACCGAGCCGCCGCACCGGAAGCAGCCCCTCCACGAACGGCTGGGGAATCAGCACGGTGAGGCCGTGCGGGGCCACCTCCACGATCCGCCCCTCGAACTCCTCGCCGAGACGCTCCGCCATGAAGGCGGCGACCTTCCACGCGATCGACTCGCGCTCGGCCGCCTCGGCGTCACGCTCGAGCCGGGAGCATTCGCGGGCCAGGTCGGGCAGCCGCTCCCGCCGGTCCGCCGCGACGTCGGCCCGCTCCCGCACCCGGTGGCGGAGCCGCCGCAGGGCGCGGTGCGCCACGAGGTCGGGGTAGCGGCGGATGGGCGAGGTGAAGTGCAGGTAGCGCCTCAAGGCGAGTCCGAAATGCCCCAGGCAAACCGGATCGTAGCGGGCGAGGGACATCGTCCTGAGCACCATCCGGACGACGAACGGCTCCTCCGGGCGGCCCGAGGCCTGCTCCAGGAGAACGCGGAAATGGGCCGGCGTCGCGTCGACGGGATCGACGTCGAGCCGGTAGCCGAGGCCGCCCAGCGCCCGCATCAGCTTCTCGACGCGGTCGGGGTCGGGCCGCTCGTGCACGCGGAACAGGCAGGGTGCCCTCCGCGCCGCGAGATCGCTGGCCACGGCCCGGTTGGCGGCGATCATGAACTCCTCGATCATCCGGTGCGCCGCCGTCCGCCGGCGGGCCACGATGTCCTCCGTTCCGCCCGTCAGCGCGAGGCGGAGCTCCGGCTCCGGGAGGTCGAAGTCGATCGCCCCGCGCCGCGCGCGCTGCGCCTCCAGCTTGGCCGCGAGCTCCGACGCCGCCTCGAGCATCGGCAGCAGCTTCCCCAGCGCGCGGCGCGCCTCCGGGCGCCGCTCCTCGATCGCGGCGGCGACCTCCTCGTAGGTCAACCGGGCCTGCGAGCGGATGACCCCGTCGTGGCTGCGCCACCGGCGGGCCCGGCCCTCGCCGTCGAAGTCGATCGTGACGCCCTGCGTCAGCCGCAGCTCGTTCGGAACCAGCGAGCAGAGGTGGTTGCTCAGCCGCTCCGGCAGCATCGGAATCACGCGATCGGGGAAGTAGACGCTCGTTCCCCGGCGGAGGGCTTCGGCGTCGATCGGCCCGCCTTCCTCGACGAAGTGCGCCACGTCGGCGATGTGGACGTGCAGCCGGTACCCGCCGTCCCGGGTTCGCTCGACCGAGATCGCGTCGTCGAAGTCCTTGGCGCTCGCCCCGTCGATCGTCACGACCGTCTGGCCGGTGAAGTCTTCCCGGTCCTCGAGCGACCACCGGCCGGGGTCGTCCGGAAGGGCCTCGGCCGCGCGAAGCACCTCCTCCGGGAAGCGGGGATCGAGATCGAACTTCCGGATGAGGACCTCGACGTCCGCCCCCGGCTCGTCGGGGCGCCCCAGACGCTCGACCACCCGGCCCCGCGCCGGGCCCGCTCCGCTCGGCGGGGTCTCCAGCGATACGCTGACGAACTCGCCGGCGCGGGCCCCCGCCGTGCGGCCTTTCGGCACCAGGATGTCGAAGCCGTAGCCGGCGTCGATCGGCTGGACGACCCCACCTCCGGAGTAGGTCGGTTGGAACGCGCCGACCAGAACCTTGCTCTTCCGCTCGAGCACCCGGACGATGGTCCCTTCCCGCCGGCCGTCCGGTTTGACGTCCGTGATGCGGGCGGCGACGAGATCCCCGTGCAGGGCGCCCCCCGCCCCCCCGATCGGGATGTACAGGTCGATCTCCGACGGATCGTCCGGGACCACGAAGCCGAACCCGTGCGGGTGCCGCGTGTACCGGCCGACGACGTCGCCGAGCACCCGCGCCGAACCGAAGCGGCGCCCGCGGAGCGCCACCAGGCGCCCCTCCGCGACGAGTTCGTGCAGGCGCCGGCGCAGCTTCGGGCGAGAGCGGGCCGGAAGGCCGAAGGCCTCGGCGATCTCGCGCACCGTCGCAGCCAGTCCCGGGCGCTCCTCGAGCCAGGTCAGGATCCGCTCATCCGCCGGCAGCGTGCGCTGGGCCACCGGGTCCTCCTCGCTTCCGCTCCTTCGGGGAGCGTGCGCGCAGCATAACGCCCCCCCGCGGGTTGACGCCTTCCCCCGCCTCGCCTACGATTTGCGGCCGGCGCCTTCGGTTCCCGGACCGGGCTCCGGCGCTGCCGAAGTGGCGGAACTGGCAGACGCGCATGGTTCAGGACCATGTGGGGGCAACCCCGTGGGAGTTCGAGTCTCCCCTTCGGCACCAGCAGATCCGGTCACTCCGCGATCCCGTCCCTCACACCGCGCGACGCCCAGCCCGGCACGGCATGACGCCGCGAACATCCGGCGACCGGTTCGGGTGGAGTCTCGTCCGGCGGCTCGTCGCGCGGCGCCCCGACCGCTTCTGCGGCCTGGCGCTCGCCGACTCCCACCGCTCGCCGCCGGGGCGGTCCGGCAGCCGGCCGGTCCAACCTCTCGCGAGCATCGAGCGCGCGCCGGCCGCCGGAGGGAACCGCCGCCGTGGACGCCGCCGGCCGTCGGCCCCCTCACCCGGGCCGGCCGGCTTCGTGCGCCCGCCGGCGGGCGCGGTCAAGGCTCGACGGACGGCACCGGGCAGCGGGGAAGCGCCGACGGATCGCGTCCAGCGAGCCTCCCGCCGGTCGCCGATCGACCGATGCGCCGCTCGGTCCCGAACGTGACCGCCGTGAGGAAGTAGACCGCTTCCCCGGGCGCGGGGTCCGGCGCGGTGTCTGGGAACGTGAGCCGGTCGCCCACGTTCGAGCCGGCGCCGTAGGCGCATTGCAGCGGCTGCGCGCGCGACAGGTCGAGCGGCTTCGTCAGCGAGCCGTAGTAGGTATCGAAGGAATCGGCCCGCTCGAGTCCCTCCGGCATATACGGCACCGTGAATCCGAACGCGGGCGGCGACGGGGTGTAGGTCTGCATGATCTCGAAGAGCGTCGCGAAGCCTTCGAACGCAAGCAGCCGAGAGACGGTATCGTACGCTGAACAGGATCCGCGACACACTGAGTGCGCCAGCAGCAAGAGTCGCCCCTTCGTCCGATCGAACGCGATCGCTCGTTCACCCGATTGCACATGATTGGCGTCCACGATAAGAGCATCTACCTGCCAGCTCACCGAATCCGCACAGCGGTCGTCAATATAGGCGAGCAGCCTCTCGCTGTGCCCGTCCGAGATCCAGAGCCGCGTGCGATTCAAACGTCCGCTGCCGCAGAGTTCCGGCAAAAGGACCATATCGACCCGTAGCATATTCCCTTCGTTGTCGAGGACTCGTGCCTCGCTAGTGAACGTGCAGGAAGGCCGGGTTCCAGGTAGGTTCGGATCGTGGCAGTCCGAGTTCACAGCCACGCAGCGGAATTGCGGATCGAGCACCACCCAATCGCTGCAATCGAGCGGCTGCCCCGGCGAACTCGCCAGCGCGGCGGTCCCTCCTGCCGCGAGCGCGAGCACGGCTCCTCTCCACATGACGCACCTCCTCGCCGGGATTCTACGGCGATCACGCAAGGCACGATCGGCGCCGGGCGGCGCGGGGCCGAATCGCCCGTTCCGCCCAGCGGCGGAAACGAAGTTCGCCGGTGCACGTTTCACGGCGCCTTCCCATCGCCACGCCTCGGCGAACGCCCGTCTTGGGACTCCTCGCGCTCACGGCCGGCGCCTTCCCGGACCGCCGCTCGCAAGAGAGGCCCTCGTGCCGGCCATCGCCCTCGGGATACGACCGCGCTGCTTCGACGCGGCGGTGGCTCTGCGCGACTCGAAACAAGGGCGTGCCGCCGCCTGCCGGCGCCGGCCGGCACGCCCGACGGCTCCTCGCGCGACCTCGGCCGCGGGCTGACGCGGTCCCGCCGGCTGTCCGGCAGCCTTCCGGCGACGCGCCCGTGCCGCGCGCCCCGCTGCCTTTCCTGCCGGGATGCCCCAGGCGGTGGGAATCGCCGCCCGACGCCATGTGAGGTGCTTCCCCAACGGTGCGTCTTTCGTCGCAACTCGATGAGTCCTGGGAGGTTGGCG
Proteins encoded in this window:
- the bamD gene encoding outer membrane protein assembly factor BamD translates to MPMRHLAFATLAALAGLASACATAAPGGALGGAGRDTAEIHDQLFKLQKDTARLLKAVEESRAAPGGAAAASCADAAERVENLELQIHAIQEQIAATQRRLDEVLVALRTMRGTPSSAWEGNAGGFGAGSVPQAPEAGPAAAGAAEPPAAEAPAGGSPTDLFNGAYADYSRGKFELALAGFEAALRADPSGPLADDAQYWIGETLYAMGRYREAADAFDAVITRYPEEDKLPAAHLKKGLALFEARETAAGVGELQYVIETWPDSDEARIAREYFKRKGIVAE
- a CDS encoding 30S ribosomal protein S20 — encoded protein: MANHKSAAKQARRSAARRLRNRFWRSRMRTQIKKFRKALEQGDLETAKALLAPTLGLVDRTARAGVIHDNTASRYKSRLQRAFNKSAAKAG
- a CDS encoding RtcB family protein, with protein sequence MGVRLERVDPYRWRIPRQGGMRVPGLIYADERLIEAIEQDRAPEQVANVAHLPGIVGHSFAMPDIHWGYGFPIGGVAAFDAEEGVVSPGGVGYDINCGVRLLATSLPREEIAPRIVELADALFRRVPAGVGSRAAGQPLTRQELLRVLRDGAGWAVERGLADRSELSRIEERGVLEGADPSQVSERALERGRAQLGTVGSGNHFVEVQYVDEVYDPEAARRLGLAPGAVTISIHSGSRGLGYQVCDDFLKVMVRAAARYGIDLPDRQLCCAPIRSDEGRRYLGAMAAAANFAFANRTVMAHRVREALERDLGIPPAEHRLRTVYDVCHNIAKFERHEVGGSSMTVCVHRKGATRAFPPGHPALPQELAETGQPVLIPGDMGRYSFVLLGTQGSAEAFGSSCHGAGRRLSRKAAKRSARGRPVVRELEAGGVIVRAAGMATVLEEIPEAYKDVALVVEAVEGAGLARRLARLRPLAVVKG
- a CDS encoding archease; the encoded protein is MTRGRPAYELYEHTADTGIVLEAPTLPLLFERAAAAMFDLIVDIERVGEDGETETVELEEEDADLLLVSWLGELLGRAMERRRVYGRFDVRLDGVTRLRGRIWGEALDPERHRYKTEIKAVTYHDLALRRTARGFQARVVFDL
- the rnr gene encoding ribonuclease R, which encodes MAQRTLPADERILTWLEERPGLAATVREIAEAFGLPARSRPKLRRRLHELVAEGRLVALRGRRFGSARVLGDVVGRYTRHPHGFGFVVPDDPSEIDLYIPIGGAGGALHGDLVAARITDVKPDGRREGTIVRVLERKSKVLVGAFQPTYSGGGVVQPIDAGYGFDILVPKGRTAGARAGEFVSVSLETPPSGAGPARGRVVERLGRPDEPGADVEVLIRKFDLDPRFPEEVLRAAEALPDDPGRWSLEDREDFTGQTVVTIDGASAKDFDDAISVERTRDGGYRLHVHIADVAHFVEEGGPIDAEALRRGTSVYFPDRVIPMLPERLSNHLCSLVPNELRLTQGVTIDFDGEGRARRWRSHDGVIRSQARLTYEEVAAAIEERRPEARRALGKLLPMLEAASELAAKLEAQRARRGAIDFDLPEPELRLALTGGTEDIVARRRTAAHRMIEEFMIAANRAVASDLAARRAPCLFRVHERPDPDRVEKLMRALGGLGYRLDVDPVDATPAHFRVLLEQASGRPEEPFVVRMVLRTMSLARYDPVCLGHFGLALRRYLHFTSPIRRYPDLVAHRALRRLRHRVRERADVAADRRERLPDLARECSRLERDAEAAERESIAWKVAAFMAERLGEEFEGRIVEVAPHGLTVLIPQPFVEGLLPVRRLGDEYFRYDARRLRMIGSKTGRVFRIGQVVRVRVDRVDLLRHLVDFSLVGAETGPGGGRRRSGRGTAARRGRGRAGRRGR